One Microbacterium sp. W4I20 DNA window includes the following coding sequences:
- a CDS encoding MFS transporter: MTSSPDLPKPTAASAWAPLAIPAFRMLWFAQLGSNIGTWMQTVGAQWYLVDAAAGATIISLVQTASLAPAVLFALPAGVFADSLDRRKLLIWGSAASAVIAAVLTVIAVLNALTPWTILGFTFLLGITSTLTSPAWQAIQPELVPRPLIGASSALGGVTVNGARAVGPALAGVLLSLFGVAVVFGINALSFVAAVIALWLWRRPPQSGLDDREPFTAALRAGVRYVASAHLVRRILLRSALFALPASGLWALLPVTASRLGLTSSGYGFLLGALGIGAVLGIFVLPVARKRFSDNAVIAVSALLFAGGTLAAAWLPFAPMLVLLVLAGVAWIGTLTVLNAALQLTLPQWVRSRGASIYILVFMGTMAAGSFGWGALAGAFGTTTSLAVAAVLLVIVAASVLWWPLLPGTSTVDRTVSMSWPTPTLVHEPQPTDGPVLVQIAYTVSADNIDPFRKAMRLVESSRRRTGGYRWTLLRSGEEQDVLLESFMVPSWGEYRRQQTQRLTGRDREIQAAARAHVDGEPTERHYFPEPSPPRERARAQRRDV, from the coding sequence ATGACCTCTTCCCCTGATCTGCCGAAGCCCACCGCCGCCTCCGCTTGGGCGCCGCTCGCCATCCCGGCGTTCCGCATGCTGTGGTTCGCGCAGCTGGGGAGCAACATCGGCACCTGGATGCAGACGGTCGGAGCACAGTGGTACCTCGTCGACGCGGCCGCCGGAGCGACGATCATCTCCCTCGTGCAGACCGCGAGCCTGGCGCCGGCTGTGCTGTTCGCGCTCCCCGCCGGGGTGTTCGCCGATTCCCTCGATCGCCGGAAGCTGCTGATCTGGGGATCCGCGGCGAGCGCTGTGATCGCCGCGGTGCTGACGGTCATCGCCGTTCTGAACGCACTGACCCCCTGGACCATCCTGGGCTTCACGTTCCTGCTCGGGATCACCTCCACGCTGACGTCTCCGGCCTGGCAGGCGATCCAACCCGAACTCGTCCCCCGCCCGCTCATCGGCGCTTCGTCCGCGCTCGGTGGTGTGACCGTGAACGGCGCCCGCGCTGTCGGCCCCGCTCTGGCCGGGGTGCTGCTGTCGTTGTTCGGCGTCGCCGTGGTCTTCGGCATCAACGCGCTCAGCTTCGTCGCGGCAGTCATCGCACTCTGGTTGTGGCGGCGGCCTCCGCAGAGCGGACTCGATGACCGCGAACCGTTCACGGCCGCGCTGCGAGCGGGCGTGCGGTACGTCGCATCCGCCCACCTCGTACGCCGCATCCTTCTGCGATCCGCCCTCTTCGCTCTTCCCGCCAGCGGGCTGTGGGCGTTGCTTCCGGTGACGGCCTCTCGGCTGGGCCTCACCTCGAGCGGGTACGGGTTCCTTCTCGGCGCACTCGGCATCGGCGCTGTGCTCGGCATCTTCGTCCTGCCCGTCGCCCGGAAGAGATTTTCGGACAACGCGGTGATCGCCGTGAGCGCGCTGCTGTTCGCCGGCGGGACCCTCGCGGCGGCATGGCTGCCGTTCGCACCGATGCTCGTGCTGCTCGTCCTCGCCGGCGTTGCCTGGATCGGCACGCTCACGGTGCTGAACGCCGCCCTCCAGCTGACCCTTCCGCAGTGGGTGCGATCACGCGGAGCGTCGATCTACATCCTCGTCTTCATGGGGACGATGGCCGCCGGTTCGTTCGGCTGGGGCGCGCTGGCCGGAGCCTTCGGCACGACGACCTCGCTCGCCGTGGCCGCGGTGCTTCTCGTCATCGTCGCGGCCAGTGTGCTGTGGTGGCCGCTTCTGCCCGGCACCAGCACCGTGGACCGCACCGTCTCGATGTCGTGGCCGACGCCGACTCTCGTCCACGAGCCCCAGCCGACCGACGGACCCGTGCTCGTGCAGATCGCCTACACCGTGTCCGCCGACAACATCGATCCGTTCCGGAAAGCGATGCGGCTGGTCGAGAGCTCCCGGCGTCGCACCGGCGGCTACCGATGGACGCTTCTCCGCAGCGGCGAGGAGCAGGACGTGCTGCTCGAGTCCTTCATGGTCCCCTCGTGGGGAGAGTACCGTCGGCAGCAGACGCAGCGACTGACCGGACGCGATCGCGAGATCCAGGCAGCCGCCCGGGCGCATGTCGACGGTGAGCCCACCGAGCGGCATTACTTTCCGGAGCCGTCGCCGCCGAGGGAGAGAGCCAGGGCTCAGCGCCGCGACGTGTGA
- a CDS encoding triacylglycerol lipase, with amino-acid sequence MLGETVQTTSPLGELFNPEGIGMWKGNIDAGWALAFGPENVPSGFRLEAMRRGIVRWSLEGFGAAAFLRHAFIVPVREGGRAVEIEEVETEELLVDRAAIIDQLRPFGVAGLRPTLLLRVYEGSNTRVTDLTLIQRAGRWLLPRKALVRGAVLVGRVCWTVGAESQALADPTAEWRLSRATLRSLPWRAATEAPELGALEPGTLGPDTHLLVAVHGTMACAIPMAREIERIRGRNRGFLTRFEHDTWLPVLTNARSLSAAIAAVGVKRVTLVAHSRGGLVALLAMGLLRRETPDIRADLLALGTPFGGTPVITSAAGGLLGALTLIGSLETFSGMGFDLVTRLSGFVIRGQLPAGLRDMSETDSAALLLIREFFTSENLDVRAFGGRMAPDAPTDSFAVKMISGFTDRSFRGADGQTQSDNDYVVPTISALRYTAEQEVIESDHFSYLTKSEVVAALKAMEPSGARW; translated from the coding sequence GTGCTGGGAGAGACCGTGCAGACCACGAGCCCACTGGGCGAATTGTTCAACCCGGAGGGCATCGGGATGTGGAAAGGGAACATCGACGCGGGGTGGGCTTTGGCCTTCGGCCCGGAAAACGTCCCCTCCGGCTTCCGGCTGGAGGCCATGCGTCGAGGAATAGTTCGGTGGAGTCTCGAGGGCTTTGGTGCGGCAGCTTTTCTCCGTCACGCCTTCATCGTCCCGGTTCGGGAGGGCGGGCGTGCTGTGGAGATCGAAGAGGTGGAAACTGAGGAACTTCTAGTCGATCGTGCTGCGATAATCGACCAACTCCGACCGTTCGGCGTGGCGGGTCTTCGGCCGACCTTGCTTCTCCGTGTGTATGAGGGTTCCAACACGCGGGTCACGGACCTCACGTTGATTCAACGCGCTGGCAGGTGGCTGCTTCCGAGGAAGGCGCTGGTGAGGGGAGCGGTGCTCGTCGGTCGAGTTTGTTGGACCGTGGGGGCCGAGTCGCAAGCGCTAGCCGACCCGACTGCCGAATGGCGGTTGTCTCGCGCCACCCTGAGGTCGTTGCCGTGGCGGGCCGCCACCGAAGCACCGGAACTCGGCGCGCTTGAGCCCGGCACGCTGGGCCCGGATACACATCTGCTCGTGGCCGTGCATGGCACGATGGCGTGTGCCATCCCGATGGCGCGTGAGATCGAGCGGATCCGAGGGAGAAACAGGGGATTCCTGACGCGCTTCGAGCACGACACGTGGTTGCCCGTACTCACGAACGCCCGGAGCCTGAGCGCTGCCATAGCAGCGGTCGGCGTCAAGCGAGTGACACTGGTCGCCCACTCGCGTGGAGGACTCGTCGCGCTCCTCGCCATGGGATTGCTCAGGCGGGAGACTCCGGACATTCGTGCCGACCTGCTCGCCCTCGGGACCCCGTTCGGCGGCACACCTGTCATCACGAGCGCCGCAGGCGGTCTCCTCGGGGCGCTCACGCTCATCGGCTCCTTGGAAACCTTCTCCGGGATGGGGTTCGATCTGGTGACACGCCTCTCGGGCTTCGTGATTCGCGGTCAACTTCCGGCAGGGCTCCGCGATATGTCCGAGACGGATTCTGCGGCACTCCTACTGATCCGAGAGTTCTTCACGAGCGAAAATCTCGATGTGCGAGCGTTTGGCGGCCGGATGGCGCCGGACGCGCCAACCGACAGTTTCGCTGTGAAGATGATCTCAGGGTTCACAGACCGCTCGTTCCGAGGTGCTGACGGCCAGACGCAATCCGACAACGACTATGTCGTCCCGACAATATCTGCGCTTCGATACACCGCGGAACAGGAGGTCATCGAGTCGGACCACTTTTCGTACCTGACCAAATCCGAGGTGGTTGCCGCTCTAAAGGCGATGGAGCCGAGCGGCGCGAGGTGGTAG
- a CDS encoding carbohydrate kinase: MSGQVLVIGEALVDVVHRGDGRIDESPGGSPANVALALGRLGDSAQLLTQLGADTHGAQIRSWLADAGVEVVSSDTSRTATATAHLDETGSARYEFDIAWSVADVSAAREDPAGIVHTGSIAALLAPGAGVVRTLLTEMRGSSLITYDPNVRPALLPDHARAVVDVESFVTLADLVKASDEDLAWLYPGVDPLEAAWSWLQRGPSVIVVTMGASGAFAVSRAGVTRVPGQRVEVVDTVGAGDTFMSALIHGLLMLGLDSADARARLRDIEEDSLAELLRFSARAAAITVSRPGADPPRIGELSENVPARF, encoded by the coding sequence ATGAGCGGTCAGGTCCTCGTCATCGGAGAGGCTCTCGTCGATGTGGTGCACCGCGGGGATGGCCGCATCGACGAGAGCCCCGGCGGGAGCCCGGCGAACGTCGCCCTCGCGCTCGGCCGGCTCGGCGACAGCGCGCAGCTCCTGACGCAGCTCGGCGCGGACACGCACGGTGCGCAGATCCGCAGCTGGCTGGCAGACGCGGGGGTCGAGGTCGTCTCTTCCGACACCTCGCGGACCGCCACCGCCACCGCGCACCTCGACGAGACCGGTTCCGCGCGCTACGAGTTCGACATCGCCTGGTCCGTGGCCGATGTCTCGGCAGCGCGCGAGGACCCCGCCGGCATCGTGCACACCGGGTCCATCGCCGCTCTGCTCGCTCCCGGCGCCGGCGTGGTGCGCACCCTCCTCACCGAGATGCGGGGGTCGTCGCTGATCACGTACGACCCCAACGTGCGGCCCGCGCTCCTCCCCGACCACGCCCGGGCGGTCGTCGACGTGGAGAGCTTCGTCACCCTCGCCGACCTCGTCAAGGCCAGCGATGAGGATCTCGCCTGGCTCTATCCGGGAGTGGATCCCCTCGAAGCTGCCTGGTCCTGGCTGCAGCGCGGGCCATCGGTGATCGTGGTGACGATGGGCGCGAGCGGGGCCTTCGCGGTGTCCCGCGCGGGGGTGACGCGCGTCCCCGGACAGCGGGTCGAGGTCGTCGACACCGTCGGTGCGGGCGACACCTTCATGAGCGCCCTGATCCATGGACTCCTCATGCTCGGCCTCGACTCCGCGGATGCGCGGGCGAGACTGCGCGACATCGAAGAGGACTCGCTGGCCGAGCTCTTGCGGTTCAGCGCGCGGGCAGCGGCGATCACCGTGTCCCGGCCGGGGGCGGATCCGCCGCGTATCGGGGAGCTGTCTGAGAACGTGCCCGCGCGGTTCTGA
- a CDS encoding putative quinol monooxygenase, whose protein sequence is MTDDRIVLSAEFTARPGAADEVDALITEYAATVRAEPGNSAFDVYRRAEDRDRFVVFEIYRDQEAFDAHLGAEAGRTFNAQLTPRIVEPHSILSFLTPAGRS, encoded by the coding sequence ATGACCGACGACCGGATCGTCCTCTCCGCCGAGTTCACGGCGCGGCCCGGCGCGGCTGACGAGGTCGATGCCCTGATCACGGAGTACGCGGCGACCGTGCGGGCCGAGCCGGGGAACAGCGCGTTCGACGTGTACCGCCGCGCCGAGGACCGGGACCGCTTCGTCGTCTTCGAGATCTACCGGGATCAGGAGGCGTTCGACGCGCACCTCGGTGCGGAGGCCGGGCGCACCTTCAACGCCCAGCTCACGCCGCGGATCGTCGAGCCGCACAGCATCCTCTCGTTCCTGACGCCCGCCGGGCGTTCATGA
- a CDS encoding ATP-binding cassette domain-containing protein — protein sequence MTNATEAPSLAPVPTGVPVLEAKRLVKTFGRVVGLDGVSLQLHAGEVLAIIGDNGAGKSTLIKCLTGAYIPDDGQLLLDGKEVHFKGPQDARNAGIETVYQNLAVSPALDVASNLYLGRERRKPGILGSVFRALDTAGMRQDAREQVLKLGISTLQDVTVSVENLSGGQRQAVAVARAAAFGSKVVVLDEPTAALGVRESNQVLELIENLRGSGVPVILISHNMPHVFQVADRIHIQRLGKRAATITPQSHNMTDAVAIMTGAAQA from the coding sequence GTGACCAACGCAACTGAAGCTCCCTCCCTGGCGCCGGTCCCCACCGGCGTACCCGTGCTCGAGGCCAAGCGCCTCGTCAAGACCTTCGGCCGCGTGGTGGGACTGGACGGCGTGAGCCTGCAGCTCCACGCCGGCGAGGTGCTCGCGATCATCGGCGACAACGGCGCCGGCAAGTCGACGCTCATCAAGTGCCTCACCGGCGCGTACATCCCCGACGACGGGCAGCTGCTGCTCGACGGCAAGGAGGTCCACTTCAAGGGACCTCAGGATGCGCGGAACGCCGGCATCGAGACGGTCTATCAGAACCTCGCCGTCTCTCCCGCCCTCGACGTCGCGTCGAACCTGTACCTCGGACGCGAACGCCGCAAGCCCGGCATCCTGGGTTCCGTCTTCCGCGCGCTCGACACCGCGGGCATGCGTCAGGACGCCCGCGAGCAGGTGCTCAAGCTGGGCATCTCCACACTCCAGGACGTGACGGTGTCGGTGGAGAACCTGTCCGGAGGCCAGCGCCAGGCCGTCGCCGTCGCACGGGCCGCGGCCTTCGGCTCGAAGGTCGTCGTGCTCGACGAGCCCACCGCCGCCCTCGGCGTGCGCGAATCGAACCAGGTGCTCGAGCTGATCGAGAACCTGCGCGGCAGCGGGGTGCCCGTCATCCTCATCTCGCACAACATGCCGCACGTGTTCCAGGTCGCCGACCGCATCCACATCCAGCGCCTGGGCAAGCGCGCGGCGACCATCACGCCGCAGTCGCACAACATGACGGATGCCGTGGCGATCATGACCGGAGCGGCACAGGCATGA
- a CDS encoding ABC transporter permease, translating into MTQTAPTSSLDLAAEFLDHRTPVDRLRGILHRYPAISPAVVLVVAVIVFGTINPRFFAAANLSLVLDQVSVVGTVAIAQTLIILTAGIDLSVGALMIGTSMVMAQTAANNGLPAPIALLAGLLAALAAGALNGLLVTRVKLPPFIATLGTFNVFIALTLLYSGGQTIRKSDMPEMLTWTSTSLPLGDVRLTVGVLIMLALYALVAYILGRTAWGRHVYAVGDDEDAARLAGISTKKVLFSVYIAAGAILAVAAWIQIGRSGAASPNAGADLNLDSITAVVIGGTSLFGGRGIIWGTLLGAIIVGVFRNGLFLAGVDGLYQTLAIGILVIVAVAIDQWIRKVRK; encoded by the coding sequence GTGACGCAAACAGCCCCCACGTCCTCCCTGGACCTCGCGGCGGAGTTCCTCGACCACCGCACGCCGGTGGATCGCCTCCGCGGCATCCTCCACCGCTACCCGGCCATCAGCCCTGCCGTGGTGCTCGTCGTCGCGGTCATCGTGTTCGGCACCATCAACCCGCGGTTCTTCGCGGCGGCGAACCTGTCGCTCGTGCTCGACCAGGTCTCGGTGGTCGGAACCGTCGCGATCGCGCAGACCCTGATCATCCTCACCGCCGGCATCGACCTCTCTGTCGGCGCGCTGATGATCGGCACGTCGATGGTGATGGCGCAGACCGCCGCGAACAACGGCCTCCCGGCCCCCATCGCACTGCTCGCCGGCCTGCTGGCCGCTCTTGCCGCAGGAGCCCTCAACGGCCTGCTCGTCACGCGGGTCAAGCTGCCCCCGTTCATCGCGACGCTCGGAACCTTCAACGTCTTCATCGCCCTGACCCTGCTGTACAGCGGGGGCCAGACGATCCGCAAGTCGGACATGCCGGAGATGCTCACCTGGACGTCGACCTCGTTGCCGCTCGGCGATGTACGACTCACGGTCGGCGTGCTCATCATGCTCGCGCTCTACGCTCTCGTCGCCTACATCCTCGGCCGCACCGCCTGGGGTCGCCACGTCTACGCCGTGGGCGATGACGAAGACGCCGCGCGCCTCGCGGGCATCTCGACGAAGAAGGTGCTCTTCAGCGTGTACATCGCGGCCGGCGCCATCCTCGCCGTCGCCGCCTGGATCCAGATCGGGCGCTCGGGCGCCGCCAGCCCCAACGCCGGCGCCGACCTGAACCTCGACTCGATCACGGCCGTGGTGATCGGCGGCACCTCGCTCTTCGGCGGCCGCGGGATCATCTGGGGCACGCTGCTCGGAGCGATCATCGTCGGAGTGTTCCGCAACGGTCTCTTCCTCGCCGGCGTCGACGGTCTGTACCAGACCCTCGCCATCGGCATCCTCGTCATCGTCGCTGTCGCCATCGACCAGTGGATTCGAAAGGTACGCAAGTGA
- a CDS encoding substrate-binding domain-containing protein, producing MKKLTPRFPRVLLAAVSVSAGLALTLTGCSGATNGAGGGSSEDTIGVSLIVKTNSNPFFVAMQDGAKAAAEKDGVSLTLAAGKEDGDEDTQIQAIEAAISKGDQGILITPNGPAVLDAIEKARDAGIFVIALDTAPDPADAVDITFATDNFLAGQYVGQWTAEKLDGAEAVIGLVDLFDDKAVSVDYNRDQGFLDGLGIELGDDQVNGDEESEGSYTGGKGGDYTIVGNEASQGAEDGGRTAMENLLAKNPDINVVYTINEPAAYGAYQALEAAGKDKDDVLIVSIDGGCAGVGQVEDGIIDATSQQYPVKMAELGVQAIVDLVKDGTKPENSEGLDFFNTGVELVTDQAVDGVTSIDTAEASGICWGGE from the coding sequence ATGAAGAAGCTCACCCCACGATTCCCCCGCGTGCTTCTGGCAGCGGTTTCGGTGTCCGCCGGTCTCGCGCTGACACTGACCGGATGCTCCGGCGCCACCAACGGCGCAGGCGGCGGATCCTCGGAGGACACGATCGGCGTCTCGCTCATCGTGAAGACCAACTCCAACCCCTTCTTCGTCGCCATGCAGGACGGCGCGAAGGCGGCCGCCGAGAAGGACGGCGTCTCGCTCACCCTGGCCGCCGGCAAGGAGGACGGCGACGAGGACACCCAGATCCAGGCCATCGAGGCCGCGATCTCCAAGGGCGACCAGGGCATCCTGATCACGCCCAACGGCCCGGCCGTGCTCGACGCGATCGAGAAGGCCCGCGACGCCGGCATCTTCGTGATCGCGCTCGATACGGCACCGGATCCCGCCGACGCCGTCGACATCACCTTCGCCACCGACAACTTCCTCGCCGGCCAGTACGTCGGCCAGTGGACCGCCGAGAAGCTCGACGGTGCAGAAGCGGTCATCGGCCTCGTCGACCTGTTCGACGATAAGGCCGTGAGCGTGGACTACAACCGCGACCAGGGCTTCCTCGATGGTCTCGGCATCGAGCTCGGCGACGACCAGGTCAACGGCGACGAGGAGTCCGAGGGCTCCTACACCGGCGGCAAGGGCGGCGACTACACGATCGTCGGCAACGAGGCCTCGCAGGGCGCCGAAGACGGCGGCCGCACCGCGATGGAGAACCTGCTCGCCAAGAACCCCGACATCAACGTGGTCTACACGATCAACGAGCCCGCCGCCTACGGCGCGTACCAGGCCCTGGAGGCCGCCGGCAAGGACAAGGACGATGTCCTCATCGTCTCGATCGACGGCGGATGCGCCGGTGTCGGTCAGGTCGAGGACGGCATCATCGACGCGACGAGCCAGCAGTACCCGGTGAAGATGGCCGAGCTCGGCGTTCAGGCGATCGTCGACCTCGTCAAGGACGGCACCAAGCCCGAGAACTCCGAAGGCCTGGACTTCTTCAACACGGGCGTCGAGCTCGTGACCGATCAGGCCGTCGACGGCGTGACCTCGATCGACACCGCCGAAGCCTCCGGCATCTGCTGGGGCGGCGAGTAA
- a CDS encoding LacI family DNA-binding transcriptional regulator, with the protein MSTSTPQQPRATMKHVAALAGVGIKTVSRVINDEPNVTEATAERVWKAVRELDYQLDLQAGSLRRADGRTRTLGLLVGSVDNPFAGAIHRAVEDIAAARGVAVFASSMDDDAGRESEAVRAFLQRRVDGLILTTASDHPEYLSLLRDRGLPVVYVDREPLEADVDTVASDNRAGAAAATAHLIAHGHRRIALLTDRLDLVTARERRQGYLGAHAAAGVPVPEDLIVTGLHEATDAEGALARLLASDEPPTAAFSAQNLITIGALHALRAAGLSHSTALVGFDDVALADLMDPGVTVVAQDPQLIGKHAAERVFARLGGEVDEPVRTVVPVTLVQRGSGEIAPRGRV; encoded by the coding sequence ATGTCGACATCGACGCCGCAACAGCCCAGGGCGACCATGAAGCACGTCGCAGCGCTCGCCGGCGTCGGGATCAAGACCGTGTCACGAGTCATCAACGACGAGCCGAACGTGACGGAGGCCACCGCCGAACGGGTGTGGAAGGCGGTTCGAGAGCTCGACTACCAGCTCGACCTGCAGGCGGGCAGCCTCCGTCGAGCGGATGGCCGCACCCGCACCCTCGGGCTCCTCGTCGGCAGCGTGGACAACCCCTTCGCCGGCGCCATCCACCGTGCGGTGGAGGACATCGCGGCAGCCCGCGGGGTCGCCGTCTTCGCCTCGAGCATGGACGACGACGCCGGGCGCGAGTCCGAGGCGGTGCGGGCCTTCCTGCAGCGGCGCGTCGACGGGCTGATCCTGACCACGGCCAGCGACCACCCCGAGTACCTGTCGCTGCTCCGCGACCGCGGCCTGCCCGTCGTCTACGTCGACCGCGAGCCCCTGGAAGCCGACGTCGACACCGTCGCCAGCGACAACCGCGCCGGAGCGGCCGCCGCGACGGCGCACCTGATCGCTCACGGACACCGGCGCATCGCGCTGCTCACCGACCGTCTCGACCTCGTCACCGCCCGCGAGCGCCGCCAGGGCTACCTCGGCGCCCACGCGGCGGCGGGCGTCCCGGTGCCCGAAGACCTCATCGTCACCGGCCTGCATGAGGCGACGGATGCCGAGGGCGCACTCGCCCGGCTCCTGGCGTCGGACGAGCCCCCCACCGCCGCCTTCAGCGCGCAGAACCTCATCACGATCGGCGCGCTGCACGCCCTGCGAGCAGCCGGACTCTCGCACTCCACGGCCCTCGTCGGCTTCGACGATGTGGCGCTCGCCGACCTCATGGATCCCGGTGTCACCGTGGTCGCGCAAGACCCGCAGCTCATCGGGAAGCACGCGGCCGAACGGGTGTTCGCACGCCTCGGCGGCGAGGTCGACGAACCCGTGCGAACCGTCGTGCCGGTCACGCTCGTGCAGCGGGGCAGCGGCGAGATCGCGCCGCGCGGACGGGTCTGA